The following proteins are encoded in a genomic region of Rhodoferax aquaticus:
- a CDS encoding DMT family transporter has product MPLTPPPAAARFSTRTVGLIAAVVTVLIWTSFIVIARASADPARGALLGPFDIAYLRIWGASLVLLPWGWYLSRQGAQGARMGFKGHARSSVWGLSPLPWSTTWRIGVFGGLLYAMVAYSGFVYAPAAHASVLMPGSLPLWTALLAMVFLHDRITPARALGLALIVGGDLLVGGSSLLHAFSGGGVWKGDVLFVLAAMVWSVYSVQVRRYALDAVRATTAITAFAFVTYVPVYTALLVLEAVPGRLLAAPLGLMVFHMLFQGVGSVAVSGIGFTKMIQTFGPVRSTMLTAVVPGLSALAAAVLLGEGLPWNVLVGLGLVTAGIVFGVRQSAPKVNAIDLEAARAASTGARG; this is encoded by the coding sequence ATGCCTTTGACGCCTCCTCCCGCTGCTGCCCGTTTTTCAACCAGAACTGTGGGCCTTATTGCTGCTGTCGTCACGGTGCTGATTTGGACCTCGTTCATTGTCATTGCGCGCGCCAGTGCAGACCCGGCGCGTGGCGCTTTGCTGGGCCCGTTTGATATTGCCTACCTGCGTATCTGGGGTGCAAGTTTGGTGCTGCTGCCGTGGGGCTGGTACCTGTCACGCCAAGGGGCTCAGGGCGCACGCATGGGGTTCAAGGGCCATGCCCGTAGCTCAGTGTGGGGCCTGTCGCCCCTGCCGTGGTCGACCACATGGCGCATTGGGGTGTTTGGCGGCTTGCTCTACGCCATGGTGGCCTACAGCGGCTTTGTGTATGCGCCCGCTGCACATGCCTCGGTGCTCATGCCGGGCAGCTTGCCTTTGTGGACGGCGCTGCTGGCTATGGTGTTTTTGCATGACCGCATCACCCCCGCGCGGGCCTTGGGCTTGGCGCTGATTGTGGGTGGCGACTTGCTGGTGGGCGGGAGCAGCTTGCTCCATGCATTTTCGGGTGGCGGGGTGTGGAAGGGTGATGTGCTTTTCGTGCTAGCAGCCATGGTGTGGTCGGTGTACAGCGTGCAAGTGCGCCGCTATGCGCTAGACGCGGTGCGGGCCACGACTGCCATCACCGCGTTTGCCTTTGTGACCTATGTGCCGGTGTACACAGCGCTCTTGGTCTTGGAGGCGGTGCCCGGACGCCTGCTTGCCGCCCCACTAGGCTTGATGGTCTTTCATATGCTGTTTCAAGGCGTGGGCTCCGTGGCCGTGTCGGGCATTGGCTTTACCAAAATGATCCAGACCTTTGGCCCCGTGCGCTCCACCATGCTCACGGCGGTGGTGCCTGGCTTGTCGGCACTGGCGGCAGCCGTGTTGCTGGGGGAAGGCCTGCCTTGGAACGTGCTGGTAGGCCTGGGGCTGGTGACAGCTGGAATTGTGTTTGGCGTGCGCCAGAGCGCGCCTAAGGTGAATGCTATTGATTTGGAAGCTGCTCGCGCAGCATCTACGGGCGCTAGGGGCTAG
- the tsaB gene encoding tRNA (adenosine(37)-N6)-threonylcarbamoyltransferase complex dimerization subunit type 1 TsaB produces the protein MNFLVLDTSTELMSVGVSRGRDAQQWLHSGAGGAQASNSLIATILDLMAQAQLTFADLSAIGFGCGPGSFTGLRTACSVVQGLAFGAKVPVLPVDSLLVVAEDARHSAFAASSQLEVTALLDARMDEMYTARYAYDSGVWQCLQEASLLRPEALAPATGAALWAGNVFGVYADRLAPMLQASPKVQCVPAMPTAAALLRLAPGLMAQGQSVPADHALPTYIRDKVAKTTVERMAEKAAVQLASAQAHGG, from the coding sequence ATGAACTTTTTGGTATTGGACACCAGCACCGAGCTGATGTCGGTGGGCGTGTCACGTGGCCGCGATGCCCAGCAGTGGCTGCACAGCGGCGCGGGTGGCGCGCAGGCGTCCAATAGCTTGATCGCCACCATTTTGGACCTCATGGCCCAGGCGCAGCTCACGTTTGCGGACCTCAGCGCCATTGGCTTTGGCTGCGGCCCGGGCTCGTTCACCGGCTTGCGAACAGCGTGCTCGGTGGTGCAGGGGCTGGCGTTTGGCGCCAAGGTGCCTGTGTTGCCCGTTGATTCGCTCTTGGTGGTGGCCGAAGACGCGCGCCACAGCGCGTTTGCGGCAAGCAGCCAGCTGGAAGTCACCGCCTTGCTGGACGCTCGTATGGACGAGATGTACACCGCCCGCTACGCCTACGACAGCGGCGTGTGGCAATGCCTGCAAGAAGCCAGCTTGCTGCGCCCCGAAGCGCTGGCCCCCGCGACTGGCGCCGCTTTGTGGGCGGGCAATGTGTTTGGCGTGTACGCCGATCGCTTGGCGCCCATGCTGCAAGCCTCGCCTAAAGTGCAGTGCGTACCGGCCATGCCCACGGCTGCCGCCTTGTTGCGCTTGGCCCCTGGCCTGATGGCGCAAGGCCAGAGCGTTCCGGCAGACCACGCCTTGCCCACCTACATTCGCGACAAGGTCGCCAAAACCACGGTGGAGCGCATGGCCGAAAAAGCAGCGGTGCAGCTGGCCTCGGCGCAGGCGCATGGGGGCTGA
- the rimI gene encoding ribosomal protein S18-alanine N-acetyltransferase, with the protein MGAEGVSQTVVEVRFETLTEALLDPLLLVEQRTYAHPWNRANFVDAMQSGNQIQLLLAGDTLVGYFVAMKGVDEVHLLNITVAPEYQRQGWARVMLDALATWARGQSSQWLWLEARVGNVRALEVYEAHGFRRVGQRKQYYPADRGTREDAVVMCMNL; encoded by the coding sequence ATGGGGGCTGAGGGCGTGTCGCAAACCGTGGTCGAGGTGCGCTTTGAGACGCTGACCGAGGCTTTGTTAGATCCCTTGCTCTTGGTGGAGCAGCGCACCTACGCCCACCCATGGAACCGCGCCAATTTTGTGGACGCCATGCAGTCAGGCAACCAAATTCAGCTGCTGTTGGCAGGCGACACGCTGGTGGGCTACTTTGTGGCCATGAAAGGGGTGGACGAAGTGCACCTGCTCAACATCACGGTGGCACCTGAGTACCAACGCCAAGGCTGGGCCCGCGTGATGCTCGATGCCTTGGCCACCTGGGCACGCGGCCAGAGCTCGCAGTGGCTATGGCTGGAAGCGCGCGTGGGCAATGTGCGTGCGCTTGAAGTCTATGAAGCGCACGGCTTTCGCCGGGTGGGGCAGCGCAAGCAGTACTACCCCGCCGACCGTGGCACGCGTGAAGACGCGGTGGTCATGTGCATGAACCTGTGA
- a CDS encoding uracil-DNA glycosylase produces the protein MPLELDSRQRAMLQEMGVHVWLPETAFVPPAELLQPEAVASAPQPALADYDDDEAYRYDEAYDNDPSLGYASAPRAPEPKPQAAPSATAPGRAPVATPAARPAAPAIVAVDNAEIAQADWSGLAATAAQCSACGLCAGRKNSTLCAPAFAGVASLAAPLAARADWMFVGDPPDEDEDREAAPFAQAAGTLMGNMLKACHLSRVGQAQDAAPDAQAAGDPAAKAEQLAYLTNVVKCRPPHSQIPQAADLAQCAAYLNRELALVQPKVIVAMGRFAMQLLLSEQPGLATQPLGKLRGTVYRYRSVPVVVTYHPKALLRNSPDKAKAWADLCLAMATVDGSLQ, from the coding sequence ATGCCACTTGAACTCGACTCCCGCCAGCGCGCCATGCTCCAAGAAATGGGCGTGCATGTGTGGCTGCCCGAAACTGCCTTTGTGCCCCCCGCAGAGTTGCTGCAGCCTGAGGCGGTGGCCAGTGCGCCCCAGCCCGCGTTGGCAGACTATGACGACGATGAGGCCTACCGCTACGACGAGGCATACGACAACGATCCCAGCTTGGGCTACGCAAGCGCCCCTCGCGCGCCTGAGCCCAAGCCGCAGGCCGCCCCCAGTGCCACAGCGCCTGGTCGTGCGCCCGTGGCCACTCCTGCTGCGCGCCCCGCTGCGCCGGCCATCGTGGCCGTGGACAACGCAGAAATTGCCCAAGCCGACTGGTCGGGTTTGGCCGCCACCGCCGCGCAGTGCTCGGCCTGTGGTTTGTGTGCAGGCCGTAAAAACAGCACCTTGTGTGCGCCCGCTTTTGCAGGGGTTGCTAGCTTGGCCGCGCCGCTGGCTGCCCGTGCCGACTGGATGTTTGTGGGCGACCCGCCCGATGAAGACGAAGACCGCGAAGCCGCCCCGTTCGCCCAAGCCGCTGGCACGCTCATGGGCAATATGCTCAAAGCCTGCCACCTGAGCCGTGTGGGCCAAGCGCAAGACGCGGCCCCAGATGCCCAAGCAGCAGGTGACCCAGCCGCCAAGGCGGAGCAATTGGCCTACCTCACCAATGTGGTCAAGTGCCGCCCACCGCACAGCCAAATCCCGCAGGCGGCAGACCTGGCGCAGTGCGCGGCCTACCTGAACCGCGAGCTGGCCCTGGTGCAGCCCAAGGTCATCGTGGCCATGGGCCGATTTGCCATGCAGCTTTTGTTGTCAGAGCAGCCCGGCTTGGCCACGCAACCGCTGGGCAAGCTGCGCGGCACGGTGTACCGCTACCGTAGCGTGCCGGTGGTGGTGACCTACCATCCCAAAGCCTTGCTGCGCAACAGCCCCGACAAAGCCAAAGCCTGGGCCGACCTGTGTCTGGCCATGGCCACGGTAGACGGCTCCCTACAATAG
- the pyrF gene encoding orotidine-5'-phosphate decarboxylase codes for MTFLDQLRTAERQNGSLLCVGLDPEPSRFPAHLHGDASKIYDFCAAIVDATADLVMAFKPQIAYFAAHRAEAQLERLMAHMRRAAPNVPIILDAKRGDIGSTAEQYAKEAFERYGADAVTLSPFMGFDSIQPYLKYHGKGAYLLCRTSNPGGDDFQNQRLASVEGQPTLFEHIAALAQGPWNLNGQLGLVVGATYPAEIERVRALAPTVPLLIPGVGAQGGDALATVKAGWRGDAQGTTAPVSVNSSRAVLYASSGADFVQAARAEAIKTRDILQAAKV; via the coding sequence ATGACCTTTCTTGACCAGCTGCGCACTGCCGAGCGCCAAAACGGCTCCCTCTTGTGCGTGGGCCTAGACCCTGAGCCCAGCAGATTCCCCGCCCACCTCCACGGCGACGCCAGCAAAATTTACGACTTTTGCGCCGCCATCGTGGACGCCACGGCCGACTTGGTCATGGCCTTCAAACCACAAATTGCCTACTTCGCCGCCCACCGCGCCGAAGCGCAGTTGGAGCGCTTGATGGCCCATATGCGCCGCGCTGCGCCCAACGTGCCCATCATTCTGGACGCCAAGCGTGGCGACATTGGCAGCACCGCCGAGCAATATGCCAAAGAGGCTTTTGAGCGCTACGGTGCCGATGCTGTCACGCTCTCGCCCTTCATGGGCTTTGACTCCATCCAGCCCTACCTCAAGTACCACGGCAAAGGCGCGTACCTGCTGTGCCGCACCTCCAACCCCGGTGGCGACGACTTTCAAAACCAGCGTTTGGCCTCGGTAGAGGGGCAACCCACCTTGTTCGAGCACATTGCCGCCCTGGCGCAAGGCCCATGGAACCTCAATGGACAACTGGGCTTGGTGGTGGGTGCCACCTACCCGGCAGAAATTGAACGGGTGCGTGCCCTCGCACCTACCGTGCCCTTGCTGATTCCTGGCGTGGGTGCGCAAGGCGGTGATGCTTTGGCCACGGTCAAGGCGGGCTGGCGCGGCGACGCGCAAGGCACCACAGCCCCCGTCAGCGTGAACTCGTCGCGCGCCGTGCTCTACGCCAGCAGTGGCGCCGACTTTGTGCAAGCCGCGCGTGCAGAAGCCATCAAGACGCGTGACATCTTGCAAGCTGCCAAGGTTTAA
- a CDS encoding DUF1800 domain-containing protein, translating to MNEDSTVIEAVAPPTTPQRAGPGVPSTALLSVLASAALAACGGGSTSSTTSSLPQVPGPNVNLPNTAAPVKPATDQEAARFLLQAQFSASDAEIAAVKAQGYAPWLQTQIAASYTTGWDWLTASGYADVNNPKNYYDVSYTGDRMVWNQLLTGNAAVRKRWALALSEIFVVSLTSIEMTWRGHAMAHYWDTLCKYATGNYRDLLEAITLMPAMGYFLNTKGNRKEDPASGRLPDENYAREVMQLFTIGLVNLHMDGTPVLVGGKPVDSYNADDVSNLARVFTGYDIDWTKNTPTTIGSRKIPSINLARLPMVVNDSNHSGLAATLKFNNSLSTGINIPAFPADGALKTALDALFNHANTAPFICKQLIQRLVTSNPSPAYVGRVAAVFANNGSGVRGDLAYVFAAILTDTEARGAAGLTHPEFGKLREPMVRLAQWGRTFGATSPTEVGMVGDLSDPSTSLGQSPLRAPSVFNFFRPGYTPPFASLTAGTLAPEFQQVNETSVGGYLNTMFGFVDVGIRTWDSGVVDTVAAPYTAELAIVDNASSLVNRINLLLCAGQLSTTTVKTIVDALNKTPVTNTSSAVLKRNRICAAVLLTMASAEYLIQK from the coding sequence GTGAATGAAGATTCGACTGTCATAGAAGCTGTGGCACCTCCCACAACGCCGCAGCGCGCTGGCCCGGGCGTGCCCTCTACCGCCTTGCTTAGTGTGCTTGCTAGCGCAGCGCTTGCGGCGTGTGGCGGCGGGAGCACCTCAAGCACGACTAGCAGCTTGCCGCAGGTGCCCGGGCCCAACGTCAATTTGCCCAACACCGCAGCCCCAGTGAAGCCAGCCACCGACCAAGAGGCGGCGCGCTTCTTGTTGCAAGCCCAGTTCTCTGCAAGCGATGCCGAAATCGCCGCCGTCAAAGCGCAAGGCTACGCACCCTGGCTGCAAACGCAAATCGCTGCCTCGTACACCACAGGCTGGGACTGGCTCACTGCCAGTGGTTATGCAGACGTTAACAACCCCAAAAACTACTACGACGTCTCCTACACCGGCGACCGTATGGTATGGAACCAGCTGCTCACGGGCAACGCCGCTGTGCGCAAACGCTGGGCCTTGGCTCTGTCCGAGATTTTTGTGGTCTCGCTCACCAGCATTGAGATGACGTGGCGCGGCCACGCCATGGCCCACTACTGGGACACCCTGTGCAAATACGCCACCGGCAACTACCGCGACCTGTTGGAAGCCATCACCTTGATGCCCGCCATGGGCTATTTCCTGAATACCAAAGGCAATCGCAAAGAAGACCCTGCTTCAGGCCGCTTGCCCGACGAAAACTATGCCCGTGAGGTGATGCAGTTGTTCACCATCGGCTTGGTGAACCTCCATATGGACGGCACCCCCGTTTTGGTAGGTGGGAAGCCTGTTGATAGCTACAACGCCGATGATGTCAGTAACCTGGCCCGCGTGTTCACCGGCTATGACATCGACTGGACCAAGAACACGCCCACGACCATTGGTTCACGCAAGATTCCCAGCATCAACTTGGCGCGTTTGCCTATGGTTGTGAACGACAGCAACCATTCAGGGCTCGCCGCTACGCTGAAGTTCAACAACAGCCTAAGCACCGGAATCAACATTCCTGCCTTTCCGGCGGATGGTGCGCTCAAAACGGCACTGGACGCCTTGTTCAACCACGCCAATACCGCCCCCTTTATTTGTAAGCAATTGATTCAGCGCTTGGTCACCAGCAACCCAAGCCCCGCTTATGTCGGGCGGGTAGCCGCGGTGTTTGCCAACAACGGCAGTGGCGTGCGTGGAGACTTGGCCTACGTGTTTGCCGCCATACTGACCGACACGGAGGCACGGGGTGCTGCGGGCCTAACCCATCCAGAGTTTGGCAAGCTGCGCGAGCCCATGGTGCGCTTGGCGCAGTGGGGGCGCACGTTTGGCGCCACATCTCCCACTGAGGTGGGCATGGTGGGTGACCTGAGCGACCCTAGCACCTCGCTGGGGCAAAGCCCTTTGCGGGCACCCTCGGTGTTTAACTTTTTCAGGCCCGGTTACACGCCGCCGTTTGCCTCACTCACTGCGGGCACCTTGGCTCCAGAGTTCCAGCAGGTCAATGAAACCAGTGTGGGGGGCTACCTCAACACCATGTTCGGGTTTGTCGACGTGGGCATTCGCACCTGGGACAGCGGAGTGGTCGACACAGTCGCAGCGCCTTACACCGCCGAATTGGCCATCGTGGACAACGCAAGCAGCTTGGTGAACCGCATCAACCTCTTGCTATGTGCAGGCCAGTTGTCAACCACGACCGTCAAGACCATCGTGGACGCCTTGAACAAGACCCCGGTCACCAACACCAGCTCGGCCGTGCTGAAGCGCAACCGCATCTGTGCCGCCGTGCTCTTGACCATGGCCTCGGCCGAATACCTCATCCAAAAGTAG
- a CDS encoding DUF1501 domain-containing protein: MPPDFSAYVSRRNFLRSTGHAALVGAALPMGLNLAALGEAAAITDPGDYKALVCVFLYGANDYANTVVTYDQASYDKYAAIRLPAASGGIALARSDLAATRLVPKAPATAPVDPQGVVREFALHPQMTAMAGLFNAGNAAIQLNVGPLIKPLTRAQYDSKNRTLYPCPPQLFSHNDQQSIWQSSAPEGAKVGWGGKLGDDVVYDTQAGTPITTVNSSAGALFTCMSVTGNAVFLSGSKTLQYQISSTGAIKIKPATDNTLFGSQDVRNALASIIQDPTTAHSFGKEYNAITKRSMDAELTVRTAAGQPMPNPSTPFPNTNLGKQLKMVAQLINGRATLGVRRQVFMVSIGGFDLHDNLISAHPALLDQVDKAIAAFYSATKDMGLDDKVTTFTASDFGRTLTSNGDGSDHGWGSHHFIVGGAVKGGAFYGTPPPVSVTNTSAPEDQWHVGQGRLLPTTSVDQYAATMAKWFGVDDSKLHQVVANINNFGGTTGYPRDMGFMKAP, from the coding sequence ATGCCACCAGATTTTTCTGCCTACGTTTCGCGCCGCAACTTCTTGCGCAGCACCGGCCACGCAGCCTTGGTGGGTGCGGCCCTGCCTATGGGCTTGAACCTTGCCGCATTGGGTGAAGCGGCCGCCATTACGGACCCGGGCGACTACAAGGCACTGGTCTGCGTTTTTCTGTATGGGGCCAATGACTACGCCAACACCGTCGTCACCTACGACCAAGCCAGCTACGACAAATACGCGGCCATACGGCTTCCAGCCGCCAGCGGCGGCATTGCCTTAGCCAGGAGCGACTTGGCGGCCACACGCCTAGTGCCCAAGGCCCCCGCCACAGCTCCGGTAGACCCGCAGGGCGTGGTGCGGGAGTTTGCTTTGCATCCGCAAATGACAGCCATGGCAGGGCTGTTCAATGCGGGCAATGCAGCCATTCAGCTCAATGTGGGTCCGCTGATTAAACCCCTGACCCGCGCACAGTACGACAGCAAAAACCGCACGCTTTACCCATGCCCGCCCCAGCTGTTCTCCCACAATGACCAGCAGTCCATTTGGCAGTCTTCCGCACCCGAGGGGGCCAAGGTAGGGTGGGGCGGCAAGCTGGGTGACGATGTGGTGTATGACACACAGGCAGGCACCCCCATCACCACGGTCAACAGCAGTGCTGGCGCTTTGTTTACATGTATGTCCGTCACCGGCAACGCGGTGTTTTTGTCGGGCAGCAAGACCTTGCAGTACCAGATAAGTTCGACCGGGGCGATCAAGATCAAGCCCGCAACTGACAACACCTTGTTTGGCTCACAAGACGTGCGCAACGCACTGGCCTCCATCATTCAAGACCCCACCACGGCGCACAGCTTCGGCAAAGAGTACAACGCCATTACCAAGCGGTCTATGGACGCGGAGCTCACAGTACGAACAGCGGCGGGACAGCCCATGCCTAACCCCAGCACGCCGTTTCCCAACACCAACTTAGGCAAGCAACTGAAAATGGTGGCCCAACTCATCAATGGCCGCGCCACCTTGGGTGTGCGCAGGCAGGTGTTCATGGTCTCCATTGGTGGTTTTGACCTGCATGACAACTTGATCAGCGCGCACCCTGCGCTCTTGGACCAAGTGGACAAGGCCATTGCTGCGTTCTACTCGGCCACCAAAGACATGGGGCTGGACGACAAGGTCACCACCTTCACCGCATCCGACTTTGGTCGCACCCTCACCTCCAACGGCGATGGCTCCGACCACGGCTGGGGCAGCCACCACTTCATCGTGGGTGGTGCGGTCAAGGGCGGGGCGTTTTATGGCACACCGCCACCCGTGAGTGTGACCAACACATCAGCACCCGAAGACCAATGGCACGTAGGCCAAGGCCGCTTGCTGCCCACTACGTCGGTAGACCAATACGCAGCCACCATGGCCAAATGGTTTGGGGTGGATGACAGCAAGCTCCACCAAGTGGTGGCCAACATCAACAACTTTGGTGGCACCACGGGCTACCCCCGTGACATGGGGTTTATGAAGGCACCTTGA
- a CDS encoding glutathione S-transferase family protein, translating to MIDLYTAATPNGHKVSIALEELGLPYTLQVLDLSKGEQKTPTFLAINPNGRIPAIVDRAADDFAVFESGAILIYLAEKTGQLMPTDAKGRSQVLQWLMFQMGGVGPMMGQANVFYRYFPEKIQAAIDRYQGESKRLLRVLDGHLAHHEYLAGDYSIADIANWAWARTHRWSGVDVSDLPHLQRWLEAIRQRPASQRGLNAPPSALDLRKDGDAKAQAFADKARTMVEMGQSAKS from the coding sequence ATGATCGACCTGTACACCGCGGCCACGCCCAACGGCCACAAAGTCTCCATCGCGCTTGAAGAGCTAGGCCTGCCCTACACCTTGCAGGTGCTAGACCTGTCCAAGGGCGAGCAGAAAACGCCCACCTTCTTGGCCATCAACCCCAATGGCCGCATTCCCGCCATCGTGGACCGCGCCGCCGACGACTTTGCGGTGTTTGAGTCCGGCGCCATTCTCATTTACTTGGCGGAAAAGACCGGGCAGCTCATGCCGACCGACGCCAAGGGCCGTTCGCAAGTGCTGCAGTGGCTCATGTTCCAAATGGGCGGTGTGGGGCCCATGATGGGGCAGGCCAATGTGTTTTACCGCTACTTCCCAGAAAAAATTCAAGCCGCCATAGACCGCTACCAAGGCGAGAGCAAGCGCCTTTTGCGCGTGCTCGACGGCCACTTGGCCCACCACGAATACTTGGCAGGCGACTACTCCATTGCCGATATTGCCAACTGGGCTTGGGCCCGCACCCACCGCTGGTCGGGCGTGGATGTGTCTGACCTGCCGCACCTGCAGCGCTGGCTAGAAGCCATTCGCCAGCGGCCCGCCTCACAGCGCGGGCTCAATGCGCCGCCGTCGGCGCTGGACCTGCGCAAAGATGGCGACGCCAAAGCCCAAGCCTTTGCCGACAAGGCCCGCACCATGGTGGAAATGGGGCAGTCTGCCAAGTCCTGA
- a CDS encoding glutathione S-transferase family protein → MKLYCAYRAPSPRRVLMFLVEKNITGIEMVNVDLNAGEHRSPDYLVKSPLAKVPALELDDGRVLTETRAICTYLEGLHPEPNLMGVDYDERAFIEMADRRAELYLLAGIANCIRHTHPGLAALEQPQFAEFGRSQGEKVLELARWFDQILQGQPFMAGARFTIADITAFCALEFARGLMRFSPDRHGLAALQDWRDRINARPSAKV, encoded by the coding sequence ATGAAGCTCTACTGCGCTTACCGCGCCCCCAGCCCCCGCCGTGTGCTGATGTTCTTGGTTGAGAAAAACATCACCGGCATAGAAATGGTCAACGTCGACCTCAACGCGGGCGAGCACCGCAGCCCCGACTATTTGGTCAAAAGCCCCTTGGCCAAAGTCCCGGCGCTGGAGTTGGATGACGGCCGCGTGCTGACCGAAACACGCGCCATTTGCACCTACCTCGAAGGCCTGCACCCCGAGCCCAACCTCATGGGCGTGGACTATGACGAGCGCGCCTTCATTGAAATGGCCGACCGCCGGGCCGAGCTGTATTTGCTTGCAGGCATTGCCAACTGCATTCGCCACACCCACCCCGGCTTGGCAGCGCTTGAGCAGCCGCAGTTTGCCGAGTTTGGCCGCTCGCAGGGTGAAAAAGTGCTGGAGCTGGCCCGGTGGTTTGACCAGATATTGCAAGGCCAGCCCTTTATGGCGGGCGCGCGCTTCACCATTGCCGACATTACCGCCTTCTGCGCCCTGGAATTCGCGCGCGGCTTGATGCGCTTTAGCCCCGATCGCCACGGTTTGGCAGCCTTGCAAGACTGGCGCGACCGCATCAACGCGCGCCCCAGCGCCAAGGTCTAG
- a CDS encoding methyl-accepting chemotaxis protein, which produces MSDQSNASNKSTSALYGDKALLAVMALGAAVSLALGLQMGSIGLALGLSLFLLLAGFGLLSMSGGTPVSRFGLTTLLVATVALHMQLAQGASESHFGVFVVMGVLLIYGDWKLIAYGAVLFIVHHFAFDSMQAAGAGVYFAADAANSRVWVHALYVVAQAVVCAALANHQNELANQGKELSRLVAGINRADGISLSVIGVQTSSEGGSALRATLERMDAAVSAVRSGASSIEVASSEIASGNQDLSDRTEQTASNLQRTASSMAALTSTVKQSADNARQANQLAMSASTVAIQGGEVVAQVVNTMQGINESSRKISDIISVIDGIAFQTNILALNAAVEAARAGEQGRGFAVVASEVRSLAGRSAEAAKEIKSLIGASVERVEQGTALVDQAGATMTEVVSSIKRVTDIMGEISAASSEQAAGVAEVGEAVTQMDQATQQNAALVEQMAAAASSLKSQAQELVQTVAVFSAGAGTPRRAAPRAAPRAAPAPQRPAMSAPRIAAPKAPAARAPLRVAAPAKPAAPAPRLAAAKSGPPKVTPKGGDDAWETF; this is translated from the coding sequence ATGTCGGATCAAAGTAATGCAAGCAACAAGTCCACCTCGGCGCTGTATGGGGACAAGGCGCTTCTTGCAGTCATGGCCCTTGGGGCTGCGGTCTCTTTGGCCCTAGGTTTGCAAATGGGCTCGATTGGCTTGGCCTTAGGGCTGAGCTTGTTTCTTCTTCTTGCAGGTTTCGGTCTCCTCTCCATGTCGGGCGGCACCCCCGTCAGCCGCTTTGGCCTGACCACCCTGCTGGTCGCCACGGTGGCTTTGCACATGCAGCTGGCGCAAGGGGCCAGCGAGTCCCACTTTGGCGTATTTGTCGTCATGGGTGTGCTCTTGATTTATGGCGACTGGAAGCTCATTGCGTATGGCGCAGTGCTCTTCATCGTGCACCACTTCGCGTTTGATAGCATGCAAGCCGCCGGGGCTGGCGTGTACTTCGCGGCCGACGCGGCCAACTCCCGGGTGTGGGTCCACGCGCTGTATGTCGTGGCCCAGGCCGTGGTCTGCGCTGCGCTGGCCAACCACCAAAACGAGTTGGCTAATCAAGGCAAAGAACTCTCGCGTTTGGTGGCCGGCATCAACCGGGCCGACGGCATATCCCTGAGCGTGATCGGTGTGCAAACCAGCAGTGAAGGGGGCAGTGCCTTGCGTGCCACGCTAGAGCGCATGGACGCAGCGGTATCGGCCGTGCGCTCTGGCGCATCCAGCATCGAAGTGGCCTCATCTGAGATTGCCAGCGGCAACCAAGACCTGAGCGACCGCACCGAGCAAACCGCCAGCAACCTGCAGCGCACCGCCAGCAGCATGGCCGCGCTCACCAGCACCGTGAAGCAGTCTGCCGACAACGCCCGCCAAGCCAACCAACTGGCCATGAGCGCCAGCACCGTGGCTATTCAAGGTGGCGAGGTAGTAGCGCAGGTGGTCAACACCATGCAGGGCATTAACGAATCCAGCCGCAAGATCTCAGACATCATCAGCGTCATTGACGGCATTGCCTTCCAAACCAACATCTTGGCGCTCAATGCGGCGGTTGAGGCCGCCCGTGCCGGTGAGCAGGGCCGTGGCTTTGCCGTGGTGGCCAGTGAGGTGCGCTCGCTGGCAGGGCGCAGCGCCGAGGCTGCCAAAGAAATCAAGAGCCTCATTGGCGCCAGCGTAGAGCGCGTGGAGCAGGGCACCGCGCTGGTAGACCAAGCCGGTGCCACCATGACCGAGGTGGTCAGCTCCATCAAGCGCGTGACCGATATCATGGGCGAGATCAGCGCCGCCAGCAGCGAACAAGCCGCCGGTGTGGCCGAGGTGGGTGAAGCTGTCACGCAAATGGACCAAGCCACCCAGCAAAACGCCGCACTGGTGGAACAAATGGCCGCTGCGGCCAGCAGCCTCAAAAGCCAAGCGCAAGAGCTGGTACAAACCGTGGCCGTGTTTTCCGCTGGGGCTGGAACGCCCCGTCGCGCGGCTCCGCGCGCAGCGCCCCGTGCCGCCCCTGCGCCGCAGCGCCCAGCCATGAGCGCACCACGCATTGCCGCGCCCAAAGCACCCGCCGCACGCGCGCCCTTGCGTGTAGCCGCCCCTGCTAAGCCTGCCGCCCCCGCACCGCGCTTGGCCGCTGCCAAGTCCGGCCCACCCAAGGTCACGCCCAAGGGCGGGGATGACGCTTGGGAAACCTTTTAA